Below is a genomic region from Bacillus mycoides.
GGATGCCGGTAGTACAAGACCAGCAAACAGGTGGTATTATTATGAAAATTGTCCAGGAAATAGTGTACGGTACGATTATCGGTTATGTGTTCTTTAAATGGGCACGTAGAGAGCGTGAAAAGGATAAAGAGCAGCTGCAAGAGTTACCTCCTTATTTGCAGACGAAATAAAAACTAGCGCATCGTGTTAATGCGCTAGTTTTTTTGTTATTCAATAATTTGAAATTCTTTTAACTCTTTTTCAATATTTTGTAGGAGTTGTTCGCTTTTTTGAAGTACATTCGTTGGAAAAATCTCATCATCGCCATATTCAACGCCATGAGGATAATAATGTTTTCCTAATAAGGGTGGCAATAGTTTTACTTGAGCGTGTCTGCCGCCGATGTCACCTTCAACAGCAAATCCTTGTACACGTAAATAATAAATATCCTTTAATATTTCAAATTTATAATCATATGTAACGCGTTCGTAATCCCATTGTCCGGCAAGTACAAAATGATTGTTTTCCATAATCTCAGTTAAAAGAGTTAGATCAACGACTGCATCAGTAAAGTTTGTATTTGTAAATTGCATAGAATACCTCCTTATTTTAATGTTAGTTCATTATTTTTATAATAGTACGAATAATAAGAAAGTGCAATTCGTATTGCGAGAAAAGGGATAATCCAGACTTTTTTCGTGAAAATATGATATAGTGAAAAGAGTACGGTACACACAAAAAAGGAAAAAAAAGGATTTGTGTATATCTCGATTTTATGCTTTGTTCAGGAGGTATATCGTTTGAAGAAATTATTGCGTATCGTAATGATTACATTTTTAATTTTAGCTGTTGATTTATACGGGAAGTTACTCGTGTCACAATATATATTAACCCCATCTCACTCTAAGCAAGAAAATAAAATTGTGAAAAAGAAGAAGCAAGTAAATGAAGAATCCACAGACACTGTTTTAAATATGATCGGTGGGGACTCTGAGAATTTATTAGCGAAGTGGGGCGAACCATCTCGAATAGAGCCGTCTGCTTATGGATATGAATGGTGGGTGTATAATCAAGATTTAGCTCAGTATGTTCAATTTGGAGTTGCTGAACGTAAAGTTGTAACGGCGTATGTTGCTGGTGAGCAAGTTAAGGTGGCTCCCTATTATATAAATGAAAAGTATGAAGAGGTATATAAAAAGAATCCACTTTCACATGAGATTTCATTAAAAAGAGGAAAGAATAGTTATCAATTTGAGTTATCTGATACGGAAGTAATGGAACAACCGCTAGTACCTGTAGAAGATGGATGGGCACAATTATACTTTGATCACTTTACACATGAGCTTGTTGGTCTTCGTTATATGGATGATGAAACGTTATTACGACAAAGACCATATCAACTTGTTTATTCAGGTGAATTAATAGCGGAACAGCCGCTGACGCCAGAAAAAATGAAGCAAGTAGAAAATGGAAATATGCAACAAATTCTCGATTTAACAAATATTATTCGGAATCGTCATCAATTACCGTTGTTAACGTTGGATCAACAAACTGCAGATGTTGCGTTTGGCCATAGTAAAGATATGAAGGATAATAATTATTTTTCACACGATTCACCTACTTTTGGTACGTTAGGAGATCGCTTGCAACGTGGGCAAGTGGCTTTTCAACTTGCTGGTGAGAATATAGCGGCGCAACATAGCGATGGAATTGCGGCGGTACAAGGTTGGTTAAATAGTGAGGGTCACAGAAAGAATTTATTAAATGAGCAATTTACTGGATTAGGTGTTGGGGTATATGATAAATTTTATACTCAAAACTTTATCCGAAAATAAAATGAAACTTTAATCAGTGGGGGCATCCTTCAATGATTATTAGCCTTCACCAATCGGGCTTTAACTGTCCACAAATAGGAAGATAAAAAGGTGCATGAATCGTCTAAAAATAGGCGAACCATGTGCCTTTTTTTTCTTACAATATAGTAGATATACATGAAGAGGTGAGGATTATGCCAACAACAAAAGGGCCGTTACATCCATCGGTTCAACAGTTTAAAGAGTTTGTAAACCATCACCCTAAAATGGTTCATGAGGTTAGAAGTGGTCAAAAAACTTGGCAGCAATTTTATGAAGAATGGTACTTACTTGGTGAAGAAGATCAAATATGGACAGCATATAGACCTGATGGAGCACCTGCTTTTTCTTCGGTAAAAGAAAATAAAGAAGAAAAAGAAAATCGAACAGAAGAGGAAAAAACTGCTGATGTGATGGGGCAAATGCTTTCTTTCTTTAAAAAGCTAGACGTAGAACAAATGCAACATCATTTAGCAAATGTAACGAGTGCGATTGGTAGCGTGCAACAAGTTATTCAACAATTTCAAGGAAACCGTGCGCAGCAAGAACAAAGTACTTCTGAAAATAATCCTTTTTTCTTTCAAAAGGATTAGGGGGAAAGAGAATGAGAGCAGAGCTTATGGAGTTTATAAAAGCTGATGAGGATTTAGCTCGCTATATTCGGGAACAGCCATACTGGTACCGGAAATTGACGCGTAACCCAGAAGAAAAAGAAGCTTTTGAGCTAGCTGCCATGCAGCATTTCAAAAAAACGATACCAGATAAAGTGGAAAAATTTCAAAATCAATTGGCCGTTGCTTCAATTATGATTGATATGTTCCAGTATATGAAGCAGCAAAATACGACGTAATTGGAAGGGAAAACTATGTCCGTTATGCAAAACTTTTGTTACAATAGAATCGGATTATTTAAAAAAGGAGTTGCAGCATGACGGAAATTTGTTTAGTACGACATGGACAAACTGATTGGAACTTTCAAGAGATTATTCAAGGGCGCGAAGATATTCCACTCAATGAAGTTGGGAAGAAGCAAGCGAGTCAAAGTGCAGCTGCCTTGCAAGCGGAATCGTGGGATATAATTATAAGTAGCCCGTTAATTAGAGCGCAAGAAACAGCTAAGGAAATTGCTGGGGCTATTGGATTACCATCTATTTTATTAGATGAGCGATTTATGGAACGTAATTTTGGGGAAGCTTCTGGGAAACCAGTTGCGGCCGTTAGAGAGTTAATTACAGAAGGTAATGTAGAAGGAATGGAGCAGGATGAAGAAATTGTAGAGCGCTGTTTTACGGCTTTACAACAGGTTGCAGCAGCACATGGAGATAAACGTATTATCATTGTTGCGCATTCACATGCAATAAAAGCTATTTTACACGCAATTGCACCAAATGAAATTACATTTAAAACGCCGTTAAAAAACGCATGTATTAGCTACGTGAAAGAGAATAGCGGGAAATGGGATGTTCTTAAATATAATATTGCGGAGCATATTAGTGTATAAGAGTGCAAGGAGATTGTATGAAAAGTAATTAGAATCATATCTTTCTTTTAGGTGAGACACTTCAATTAGTAGTTCTGTTCCAAATGTGTTATGATGAATACTCGGAGGTGTCTCTCATGATTGTAGCGACGCTGGAAAGCGTATTGATTTTAGATAAGGCAGAGCAGCTTGCAAAAGCGATCATCTGTTCAGATATAGCAGAAGATTATCGTAAGTATTATAAGGATTTACAAGAAGATATAGAAGTTCAGACGCTAATTCAGCAATTTACAGCGATGAAAGAGCGATACGAAGAAGTGCAACGTTTTGGTAAATATCATCCTGATTATACTTTCGTTTCGACGAAAATGAGGGAATTAAAGCGTTCTGTAGATATGCATGATAAGGTTGCGACCTTTAAAAGAGCAGAAACAACTTTACAGAAGTTATTAGATGAAGTTAGTGTAGCAATTGGTTCTGAGGTGTCTTCTTCCGTTAAAGTTCCAACAGGAAATCCGTTTTTTGATGCGGGTGGCTGTGGCGGTGGTTGTGGTACCGGAGGCGGTTGTGGTTGTAAAAAAACGGGGTAATTTACCCCGTTTTTTAGAATATAGAAGAAAACGTATACAGAGTTTGTTCTTTAATGTCATAAATTTATGATTGGTTTTCATAAAATATAAGAATATAAGTTTTTAAAAGGAGAAGATGGAGAAGATTATGTTCGGGCAACGACAAAGTATGATTGTTTATTTACATTCATTGAAACATGCCAAGATTTTAAGGAAATATGGTAACATTCATTACATATCAAAACGTTTGAAATATGCCGTTGTATATTGTGATATGGAACAAATTGAGCATATGATGCAAAAATTGAATAAACTTCCTTTTGTAAAAAAAGTAGAACAGTCGTATCGCCCATTTTTAAAAACGGAATTCGAAAATTCGCGTCCTGATCGGGCAAAAGAATACGATTATAGCTAAGTAAAAAAATCCCCTGCTAAATTTAGCAGGGGATTTTTTTACTTGAAATAACGTGTTATTTCATTGGAGGAATGAAATTGTTCATTCGTAAAATACCAATTAGATGATTAAAAAATAGTTCTTTTTCAGGGAAAGTTGTTGATGGTTTTACAGTAAAGGGAGTAACTTTTTTCCCTATTTGTTCCGCCATTTCTTCAAATAAAACGACACGTTTACTTTTTTTATTTTCAAGTACAGGAATGCCTTCACGACATATGTATAATGGTTGGAAATCACCAGTAGTTGTCGGTTTTAGTATTACAACAAGTGAACACACTTTTTTTTCGTTTTTTACAGTTTCGAATTGTAACATATGTGTTACACGTTCTTGGTTTGTTTTGGCAATTTCAAGTAATTCATATAAGTCAGAGTAGCCTTCTCCGAGTTCTATAAAGCGTTGAATCATATTTTTTCCTCCTCTTTCTTTTACTGTACCACCTGACTTTTTAAATGAAAAGTAGACAAATAAAAAAACCCTGCAAAGCAGGGCCCTTCTAATACTAGTATGTACTACTAGTAAGAAGGCAAAGGGAGAGGAGAAACCGGAGGAAGAACTTATGGGGAAACGTAAGTCTTCTCCGCGGTTGGCAACAACATCGAAAATGATGTTGTTATATTTATTTATGTCCAATCTAAAATGAAGATATACATAATGAAATTAAAATTTATGTTAGGCTTTTTATTTTTCTTTTTTTTATTTTATGATAGGATAAAAAAGGTAAAGTGGAACTGATGTACATAGAGGGTTGTTGCTTGCAAATAGTGAAATGGATATGAAAGAAATAGCGAGCGATTATTTTAACTGAGGTTTTCAATTAGTTAAATAACAGATTAATGAAAAAATGTATGAAATAGTATGAATCGGTAGCGGTTACCGAATTGAAATGAATTTGCTGTAATCGCTCTATAGATTGAAATAAAGGTAGTGACAACAGATGAGAGTAGTTTCAGGAAAATGTAAAGGGCACCCACTTAAAGCGGTACCTGGTAATACAACGCGTCCAACGACAGATAAAGTGAAAGAATCTATTTTTAATATGATAGGTCCTTATTATGATGGTGGTATCGCTCTTGATTTATTTGGTGGTAGCGGTGGTCTTGGAATTGAGGCCATAAGTAGAGGGATTGATAAAGCGATTTTTGTTGACCGAGATAGTAAAGCGATAAAAGTCATTCATCAAAATTTAGAAAGCTGTAGACTACAAGAACAAGCTGAAGTGTACCGAAATGATGCAGAGCGTGCGGTAAAGGCGCTTATAAAGCGTGAAATATCATTCGATCTTATACTAATAGACCCTCCATATAAAGCTCAAAAAATTGTGTCTTTAGTTAGTGTAATGGATCAACATGGATTGTTAAATAAAGATGGCATCATTATGGCAGAGCATGGGGATGACGTGGTTTTACCTGATTCTATAGGAGAGCTTGTAAAAGTACGGGCAGAAAACTACGGGATTACAGCAATTTCGATTTATAAGTATGAAGGTGAGGGGACAGAATGACAAGTATAGCTATTTCTTCAGGGAGTTTTGATCCAATTACCCTTGGACATTTGGATATTATTAAAAGGGGAGCAAAAGTATTTGATGAAGTATATGTAGTTGTTTTAAACAATTCATCAAAAAAACCATTCTTTTCGGTAGAAGAACGCCTAGAGTTAATTCGAGAGGCGACAAAGGATATTCCGAATGTAAAAGTTGATTCACATAGTGGATTATTGGTGGAATATGCAAAAATGCGTAATGCAAATGCAATATTACGTGGTTTGCGAGCAGTTTCTGATTTTGAATATGAGATGCAAATTACTTCAATGAATCGAAAATTAGACGAAAATATCGAAACTTTCTTCATTATGACAAATAATCAATATTCATTTTTAAGTTCAAGTATTGTGAAAGAAGTTGCGAGATATGGTGGGAGTGTAGTAGACCTTGTTCCTCCGATTGTAGAGCGTGCTTTAAAAGAAAAGTTTAAAACCCCGTTAAAGTGAACGGGGTTTTTCTTTATGAATGCGTAAAAACAATAAGATG
It encodes:
- a CDS encoding YlbE-like family protein is translated as MRAELMEFIKADEDLARYIREQPYWYRKLTRNPEEKEAFELAAMQHFKKTIPDKVEKFQNQLAVASIMIDMFQYMKQQNTT
- a CDS encoding histidine phosphatase family protein; its protein translation is MTEICLVRHGQTDWNFQEIIQGREDIPLNEVGKKQASQSAAALQAESWDIIISSPLIRAQETAKEIAGAIGLPSILLDERFMERNFGEASGKPVAAVRELITEGNVEGMEQDEEIVERCFTALQQVAAAHGDKRIIIVAHSHAIKAILHAIAPNEITFKTPLKNACISYVKENSGKWDVLKYNIAEHISV
- the rsmD gene encoding 16S rRNA (guanine(966)-N(2))-methyltransferase RsmD; this translates as MRVVSGKCKGHPLKAVPGNTTRPTTDKVKESIFNMIGPYYDGGIALDLFGGSGGLGIEAISRGIDKAIFVDRDSKAIKVIHQNLESCRLQEQAEVYRNDAERAVKALIKREISFDLILIDPPYKAQKIVSLVSVMDQHGLLNKDGIIMAEHGDDVVLPDSIGELVKVRAENYGITAISIYKYEGEGTE
- a CDS encoding CAP domain-containing protein codes for the protein MKKLLRIVMITFLILAVDLYGKLLVSQYILTPSHSKQENKIVKKKKQVNEESTDTVLNMIGGDSENLLAKWGEPSRIEPSAYGYEWWVYNQDLAQYVQFGVAERKVVTAYVAGEQVKVAPYYINEKYEEVYKKNPLSHEISLKRGKNSYQFELSDTEVMEQPLVPVEDGWAQLYFDHFTHELVGLRYMDDETLLRQRPYQLVYSGELIAEQPLTPEKMKQVENGNMQQILDLTNIIRNRHQLPLLTLDQQTADVAFGHSKDMKDNNYFSHDSPTFGTLGDRLQRGQVAFQLAGENIAAQHSDGIAAVQGWLNSEGHRKNLLNEQFTGLGVGVYDKFYTQNFIRK
- a CDS encoding YlbG family protein, whose translation is MFGQRQSMIVYLHSLKHAKILRKYGNIHYISKRLKYAVVYCDMEQIEHMMQKLNKLPFVKKVEQSYRPFLKTEFENSRPDRAKEYDYS
- the coaD gene encoding pantetheine-phosphate adenylyltransferase: MTSIAISSGSFDPITLGHLDIIKRGAKVFDEVYVVVLNNSSKKPFFSVEERLELIREATKDIPNVKVDSHSGLLVEYAKMRNANAILRGLRAVSDFEYEMQITSMNRKLDENIETFFIMTNNQYSFLSSSIVKEVARYGGSVVDLVPPIVERALKEKFKTPLK
- a CDS encoding YugN family protein translates to MQFTNTNFTDAVVDLTLLTEIMENNHFVLAGQWDYERVTYDYKFEILKDIYYLRVQGFAVEGDIGGRHAQVKLLPPLLGKHYYPHGVEYGDDEIFPTNVLQKSEQLLQNIEKELKEFQIIE
- a CDS encoding YlbD family protein, with the protein product MPTTKGPLHPSVQQFKEFVNHHPKMVHEVRSGQKTWQQFYEEWYLLGEEDQIWTAYRPDGAPAFSSVKENKEEKENRTEEEKTADVMGQMLSFFKKLDVEQMQHHLANVTSAIGSVQQVIQQFQGNRAQQEQSTSENNPFFFQKD
- a CDS encoding YlbF family regulator, coding for MIVATLESVLILDKAEQLAKAIICSDIAEDYRKYYKDLQEDIEVQTLIQQFTAMKERYEEVQRFGKYHPDYTFVSTKMRELKRSVDMHDKVATFKRAETTLQKLLDEVSVAIGSEVSSSVKVPTGNPFFDAGGCGGGCGTGGGCGCKKTG
- a CDS encoding DUF7147 family protein — its product is MIQRFIELGEGYSDLYELLEIAKTNQERVTHMLQFETVKNEKKVCSLVVILKPTTTGDFQPLYICREGIPVLENKKSKRVVLFEEMAEQIGKKVTPFTVKPSTTFPEKELFFNHLIGILRMNNFIPPMK